From a region of the Daphnia magna isolate NIES linkage group LG1, ASM2063170v1.1, whole genome shotgun sequence genome:
- the LOC123473980 gene encoding uncharacterized protein LOC123473980, with translation MHAQKRRRGELMVAQLNVEQQAISDCVMTSVNDNVCSSTNHQYFLDGPGGTGKTFLYNTLISGLEGQGKSETTRSKIEEHSIEANNIRKARLIIIDEVTVMTSVASGGKVLLLGGDFCQCLPVIKHGKRVKVVESTIKSSGTWSEIFKFSLTRNMRTADDSFEFANWLIELGNSAHSRTAGLGPDAIEIPQDFLLNEHSEESLVCHVFGNPENLLHSETEEHISNRAILCPKNDDCLKINNFIIRQMPGHRRRYASMNSIDSEDPEEIANFPTEFLDTLKVSGIPPHILELKVGSIIILLKNIDSRQGLCNGTRLIMKSLTGNLIHATIAAGKIKATMSSSHE, from the exons ATGCATGCTCAAAAGAGGAGAAGAGGAGAACTAATGGTTGCTCAGCTGAACGTGGAACAGCAAGCAATCTCTGACTGTGTCATGACTTCAGTCAATGATAACGTTTGTTCTTCTACAAACCATCAGTATTTTTTGGATGGACCAGGTGGTACTGGAAAAACATTTCTCTACAATACACTGATTAGTGGGCTTGAAGGACAAGGAAAATCG GAAACAACAAGATCAAAAATAGAAGAGCACAGTATTGAAGCAAACAACATAAGGAAAGCCCGTCTGATTATCATTGACGAGGTCACTGTGATGACG TCAGTCGCTTCCGGTGGCAAAGTTTTGTTGTTGGGAGGAGATTTTTGTCAGTGCCTTCCTGTCATTAAACACGGTAAGAGGGTAAAAGTTGTTGAATCTACCATTAAAAGCAGCGGGACTTGGAGTGAAATTTTTAAGTTCAGTTTGACTCGGAATATGCGAACCGCGGACGATAGTTTCGAATTTGCTAACTGGCTCATTGAACTTGGAAATTCAGCTCATTCAAGAACTGCAGGTCTGGGACCAGATGCGATAGAGATACCTCAGGACTTTCTTCTTAATGAACATTCAGAAGAGTCATTGGTGTGTCATGTGTTTGGTAACCCCGAAAATCTACTGCATTCAGAAACAGAAGAACACATTAGCAATCGGGCTATTTTGTGTCCTAAAAACGACGACTGCTTAAAGATCAACAATTTCATCATAAGACAGATGCCAGGACACCGACGAAGGTATGCCAGCATGAACTCAATTGATTCGGAAGACCCAGAGGAAATTGCAAACTTCCCAACCGAGTTTCTTGACACCTTAAAGGTATCAGGGATACCACCGCACATTTTGGAACTAAAAGTGGGTTCAATAATCATCCTTCTTAAAAACATCGATTCGCGTCAAGGGCTGTGCAATGGAACTCGTTTGATAATGAAAAGTCTAACGGGCAACCTCATTCATGCAACCATAGCAGCAGGAAAAATAAAGGCCACAATGTCTTCATCCCACGAATGA